The following nucleotide sequence is from Kiritimatiella glycovorans.
GAGCGGGGATTCGCCTTTAATCCGGGCGAGTTCGAGGAGGACGTGATGGCGCTCGCGGCCCCGATCCGCGTCGCCGGACGCGCGATCGCTTCACTGACGGTTCAGTATCCGACCATCCGACATACGCAGGACGAAGTCCTGACCTACGGCCCGGCGGTGGTCGAACAGGCGGCGGCGGTTGAGCGAGCGCTGAACGCGAGGACAGAGGCTCCCTCTCCGGGTTGAGGATGGCCATGCCCGATCCACTCCGCGATCTGGAATACATCAACGTCGGGATATCCACAGACCGCGAGTGGACCCCGGGGGTCAAAATCCCGCTGCACAGCGGATTCCATTACATTCTGGAGGGATCGTACGCCGTGCGCGCGGAGTGTTTCGGCGCACGCACGCTGAAGCGCGGTGATCTGCTGGCGGTGTTCGCGGATCGTCTGTTCATGCTCGAGGGTCGCTTCCGCTATCTCTTTCTCTCGATTCGCGGCGACGGATGTGTTCCCTTCCTGCGCGCCTGCGGGTTCACGCCGGAAGCACCCTTCTGCCCGGGGGCGCCGGAGGAGATCTACTACCCGATGCATGAGCTGCTCTCCGGTATGCACGGGGGTCGGCGCGATCACCCCTTCTTCTTCGCCGCACGCCTGATGCGGATCGGGGAGATCCTGCGTGACCGGATGATGCCTGCGGATGAACGGCGATCCACTCCCCCCTACGCCGAACAGGTGCGGCGCGTCATGGAAGAGACCGAGTACCGCTGCGAAGGGGTGACGGAGGCCGCCGCGCATCTCGCGGTCAGCCCCGACACGCTGCGCAGGGCCTGTCGACGCGAGATGGGCGTGTCGGCGATCGAATACCTCACCCGCCTCCGGCTCGAACGCGCCTGTAAGCTGCTGCGCAAGACCTCGTATAAGATCGCCTTCATCGCCTCCGCCTGCGGCTACCGAAGCGAAAAGTATTTCATCACCGCTTTCCGCCGTCGCGTGGGCACGACCCCGGCCCGGTGGAGGGAAAGACATCGGTGAGAAGAACGGAGGGATGCGTGCTCTCCGAGCGCGCCGCAAATTCGAAATCTATTTTTCGACCAGTAGAGTAGAGAGGGAGCCACGGGATGAGAGGCTTAGAGCCAATGACCGCGGACTGCCCTCCCCCTCGTCGAACCGGACATGCGGATTTCCCGCATCCGGCTCTCGCGGAAGGCATTTGTTGGATGGTTTCACAGGTAGATCAGTCCCATGTTCTTGAAATGCGCGTAGTAGCTCATACCTTCAGGGGGCCAGTAGCCGCGCTGACTGCGTCGTTTCGCATGTCGCGTGAGACGCTGTCGCACGTATCCATTGACGTGGCGGAATGCCACACGCGGATAACCCAGCGAAAAGTAGTTTGCCCATCCTCGCATTTGCATGTTGAGTTCGTCGATCACCGTCGGCAGAGGTTTGAAGCATTGTTCCGGTCCGGTCATCTCCCGAAGCCGATCACGTTCCCGTTGGAGCGCTTTCCGCGACGGTGTCAGGTTCCAGTACCGGCACGGGCGTCCGCCGAGGTCCCGGTCATAGCGGAAGCTATATCCGAGAAAGTCCAGCGTCTGCCCCGGTTCCCGAGCATCGAGTATCCGGGTTTTCTCCCGGTTAATCTTCAGCCCGAGCCACCCTTCTATCTTGGCTTCGATGAACGCTTCGAGTTGCGGACCGATATACCGGGCGAGGACCACGAAGTCATCGGCGTACCTCACCAGTTTGGCCTTCGCCCACCGTGCCGGTCCGTCTTTGCGGTAAAACACCGCATCGAACCAGTGCAGATAGATGTTGGCCAGAAGCGGCGAAATGACCCCGCCTTGCGGCGTGCCCTTGTCGTTGCGCTTCACGGTCGGCGGTTTGCCTTTCTCCGTTTCCTCTACCGGCGCTTTCAGCCACATTCGGATCAGCTTCAGCACGGACCGGTCGGTGACACGCATCTGCACACAAGCGATGAGCTTGTCGTGTGGAATACTGTCGAAATAGCCGGCCAGATCCGCATCATACACCGCACACCGCCCTTGCCGGAGCTCCTGTCCAATCGCCTTCAACGCATCATGCGCCGAGCGCTCAGGCCGGAACCCATGGGAGCAGTCCTTGAAGTCAGCTTCAAAGATCGGTTCCAATATCAGAACCGTAGCGGTCTGCACGACCCGATCCCGCACCGAGGGTATTCCCAAGGGACGGAGTTTCCCGTTCACCTTCTGGATGTAGACCCGCCGCACTTTTCCAGCACGGTAGGTTCGATCCTTCAGGCTGCGTTCAATATCCGCCAAGAAGGCTTCGACTCCTCCTTGACTCTGTTCGATGTCCTCGATGGTCACACCATCGGGGCCTTCTTTTCCGCCGTTAGCGCGTACATGTTTCCATGCCGCCAGCAGAGTGTCGGCCCGGCCAATGTGGCCATAGAGACTGTAGAAGCGAAACCGCTTCTCCTGTTTGGCCTTCTGACTCAGCTTCTGTCTCAGCGCGGCGAGTTTCGGCGGCAAGAGTCTGTCGTCAATGCGATAGTACTCCGTCGCTTCTTCTGTCATAGGTTTCACCAATCAGTCCCCCGCGCTTCTTACTCAGCTCGTCTTCCGCCGAGACCCCTTCGCTCCACGGGCATTACCCCGCTTCATCACTACTACGAGCCTCTCCGACTCCCGCACGCGATCACCCCCGAGGTTATTGATTCCCCCACGGGCTTGTCGGCTTACCCGACATCACGGCGGGCCTCCCAAGTTCCTGGCTGTTCTTTCTGCGCGCGCCGTCTCTTGTTACCCCGGAGGGCCTTGCCGGTGCATATGACCGTTCCTTCCCGACAAGTGCTGGCTTCATCATATCCGATAGGCTGGCCGCCCTCGGCTTGTGTAACGAGGCTGAATCAAGTTCGCTTTCGCTACGGCTCGCGCGTTCGCCTTCCCAGGCTTCGACGCCGGGGTTACCCCCGATCACCGCTGGGTCGGCTACATATGCAACGATCAATTCACACGACTGACTCCTTTCATTCAGTTAGAAACAGCCAAGCTTTGCTTGGCGCACCGGATGGCACCGATAGCACGGATATGTTTAAAATCACGATCGGGATCGGACTCGGGCTTCACCACAGGTCACAGAACACATGATTCGCGCTCGTACGCGCACTCGGAACGCCGCAGGCGCGATCCTTTTTCCAGTCCAGGAAATCGACTACGAGCACCGCTTCGCTGAGTACGAGTACGATTATGATATTTAGCCGGGGGTCCCGATGTTGAACTCAGGAAGACCTCGGTGAGAGGAACGGGAGACGCGCCTACTCGAACGCGTTGTCCGCAGTGGTGATCCGGAAGCAGGAACCGTCGATGTCGAGCGCCTGGCCCTCGGGCTCCACAAACCGGTTGTCCACGATCAGGGTGTCGTAACACCCGTTACGCATACGGATCATCGTGCGGTTCCCGTGGGTCGGGGTACCGAACACACAGTCGGAGATGATGCCCCAGTAGGTTTCATCCATGTCGAGGTCGACGTACGGATACGCGCTGTTCCCGGTCATTCCGACAAACTGGCAGCTCGTAATCTGATAGAGCTTGCGGTGCTCCATGAGAATCCCGGTATCCCGGCACCGGAACCGGCAACCATCGATCATCAGCCCCGGTTCATGGCCTTTGTCGTAGATATGCAGTCCGATGCGACAGCTCTCTACCGAACAGCCGATATACGTCCCGCCTTCCGGCGCGCCGGCGGGATCGGAATTGTCGCAGGAGATCCCGGTGTGCGCGGAGTAGACCTCACAGTCCTGCATTGCGGGACCGTAACAGTTGTCGTAGACGATCCCCTTCTGCATCGCGAACAACGGCGAGCTGTCGGTGAGGTTGGTACTGACCCCGGGGCCGTAGGGGCCGGCGACATTCACTCCCTGAAGCAGCGGGCGCCAGACCCCGAAGGCATTGATCCCGATGTCGAAATAATCCTCGGACGGATCCGCACTGCGAATATCGACGGCCTCCATGATCAGGGCACGGGCATGAACATTGCCGCCGGGTGCGGACCAGAAGTCGAACGCCGTCCCCGCGCCGGGGCGGTCGGCGAGTACGGTCATATCGCGCACCGTGATCTGTGATCCGCGCCGGTCGGAAACGACCCGGAACACGCCGCCCGTGCCCGTGGCATAAATCGTGGTCACGCCGATTCCCTGACCGCGCAATGTGAGCCGGCAGCTATCCATCCGGCGGGAGGCGCAGGTGCCGACGTGATAATCGCCCGCCGGGATGTGCACGATCCCGCCGCCGTACGCCAGCGCGCCGTCGAGCGCCGCCTGGAAGGCCGCACTGTCGTCGGTGTCATCATTGGGCGCCGCGCCGTAATCGGTCACGTCATAGATCCCGGGTTCACCGGGCGGCTCGGTCGCTAGCGCAAAGCGGTCGCGCGCGGCGGAGGAGATGCGCACCTCGTCGAGTTCGCGGAGGTAGTACTGCGAGCCGTCCCATGAACCGACATGGATCTCGTTCGTGGTCGCGCCGGTGAAGCTGTTGAGGTCGCGATACGAGTGGTCACCGCCGAGGCGGGTTCCCGCACGCAGGCCCGGCTCGCCGTACTCGGACGCGGGATCGACATAGAAGCGCACCACGCTGTCGTCGCCGCCCCCGTCTCCCTCATAGGTCACGGCGAGATGGTACCACTGATCCTCGTCGAAATCGTACGTATCAGAGGTGATCGCGCGATAGTTTCCTCCGACCACGGCGCCGAAACGCAGGGAGCCCCCCTGGAGGCCGAAGAGGATCGCCTCTCCGTCGGCTTGAAGCCGCATCAATCCGCGCTGATACCCGTCGCTCTCGTCGTGCCCGTGAATCCAGCACTCGAGCGTGAACGACTGTTCGTTGAACGCACTGAAGTCCACGCCGCTCGTCCGGTAGAACTGCCGGTCGGTCTGGAGCGACGCCGCGCCATCGAGTCCCGCCGGACCGAAGAAGTCGAGGAACGGCGAGGCGGGCGTCGTGAACAGATCGTTTCCGTTTCCGGAGGAATCCGCCACCACGCCCGACGTCGTGCTCGCCGTTCCGGGCGGCTCGTCGAGATGGTAGAGCGCGAACGTGTCCGCATCCGTGACGTAGGGGGTGACCTCCGCCCCCGCCGGAGAGACGGCGAGAAGGAGCCATAAAAGAAAAACCCGGCCGGCAAAGCCGGTCGGGTTTTTCGAACGGGTCGAATCGTGCTGACCCGTCACCGGCGTCATCCTCTCATCCGGCGACGCAGGTAGAACAGGCCGAGCGTCGCGCCGAAGAGACCGAGCGTGGCCGGCTCGGGAATGGCGGTCGGCAGCAGTTCGTCGCTGTCGTTAATGAACGCGCCCGAGTCGTATCCGTCGAACGTGATCAACGCCAGGTCGTTCGAACTCATCGATCCGGTCACGTAGATGTGATCCGACCCGTTGTTCCACTCCATGATCGTCAGGTTGGTCTGAATGGATCCCGACGTCTGATTGCCGAGATTCAACACGCCGCCGTCGCCCATCATGATCGTCGCGGAGTCGAAATTTGCAATCTGAAAGGGGGCGATCGAGGCGACCGTCTCGGTGTTTCCGTCGAGATCGAACACGCTGTCGCCGTCGCGAAACGCTACATTGATCCCGTTCGCCACCTGTTCATCGTTGCCAAGCCGGAGTGTCCCGCCTAAGAGATGAAGAATGCCCGGAGCGAAACGGGTGCTGTCGGTGTTGTCGCCGGCTAGCAACACCGTGGCATCCGTCCCAACCTGCACCGTGCCGCCGCCACTCCATGCACCGGTTCCCGTGAACTTCAATATGCCGGCACCAGCTCTGTCATGAATTTTGGTCAACTTCGAGGATCCGTCATAGCCACCGCTGATTTCGACATCGCCGGCATAGAGGTAAATCCCCAAGCTCGATGAGGAACCTGCCTGCGCGAGACCGCCCGCAAAAACCAGATTCCCACCGCCGTCTGAACTCGCGATGTGTTGATGGTTGGCGTTGTTGATCGTATTGAGCACGACCGAGTTTTCAAACGTCTGGGTCCCCGCTCCTCCTCCGGTCCAGCTGATCAATTCGGTGAGCCCAGCATCGGTGCCGCTGCCGTCGAGGGTCAGTTCAGCTCCGCCGAATCGATACGACACATTCGAGGATGAGGTAGAAGTGGTTTCCTGAAATCTCATTCCGAGCACCGTGTCCGCCGTAGACAGATTCACGTTGGTCACCGAGGGCGTCGCATCCACATTATCGCCGCGCAAAAAGGCAAGAGCGTTATTGCTCACCGAATTCCACCAGTTCCCGTCGTTATTCCAGTCGTTGTCGCCGGCATCGCCGGTCCATACGTTGTTATATTTATCCGCGCCCATAGCCGTTACGGCCACGAGGGCGAATAATACGACAACCCATCCCATCATTTTTTTCATCGCTATCTCCTCCCTTTCCTGCTCTCAACCCGTCCGGTGGCAATGACCCTTCACCGCCATAGCCACATCGATTCTCAAGGCCATGTTAGAGACAATAAAACGCAGCATGCAACAAAAAAACAAAATACTTGACGTTAATTTAACTTAACGTATGCGGCATATAGAGACAAAGGGATCCGACTCCCCTCGGCGTCAGCGATTCTCATTATGGCTTCACCCTTTTCGGTCGGGGTGGCACCCGACCCTCCCAATGCCCGAAAATGCGTTCGAAATCGACTCGGGAGGGACGGCTGCCACGCCGTCCGCGGTCGGAATGCAGCCATAATGAGAACTGCTGCCTCGGCGGTCACGGTCTGGACAAGCGCCTTGATTCTATATAGCCTGCGGTCTTCCAGGTTTCAGGCCAGCGTAGCTCAGTGGCCAGAGCGACTGATTTGTAATCAGTTGGTCGGGGGTTCGACTCCCTCCGCTGGCTCCATTCAGTTTTGGGGCTTTGCGCTCTTCAGATGCAGGGCCCGGCCGAGACTATGCGCTGGCCAATCTGCTCGGCATCGTTATAATGCGAAGCACATGAGCGAAGTATATGCGGTCGACCTTCAACCACGTGAAAAGCATCCGGACCGGAAGGAACCCGGGGTTCAATGGGTTCTCCCCGGTACTGTGCGTGCTGCGCTCAGGGGGGTCCTGGAGAAATATGATTGGGGTGGCGGGTCTGACCCTTTCTAACTCTTCATTATGAAGGACTTACATCCCACAGCAATCGGTTTCCTGCCGCTTAGGGCCTCGATTCCATCGCCGGAAAAGATGTTGTAAGCTCCTCGCGCCTCACGAAGCGTCGCACATTGGGGTGGCGGGTCTGACCCTTTCTAACTCTTCATTATGAAGGACTTACATCCCACAGCAATCGGTTTCCTGCCGCTTAGGGCCTCGATTCCATCGCCGGAAAAGATGTTGTAAGCTCCTCGCGCCTCACGAAGCGTCGCACATTCCCCGACCATACCTCCTTCGGACTCTCGCGAAACGAAACAGAAATTCGCGCTTAAAACTCCGTTTTTGGGGCCCTAACTGACCCCCTAAGACAAAACAAGCGATTCCAACGCACGCTTACTCATTCTCTTTGAACCGCTTACGGGGTTCAGACCCCGATTCAGCCGATTCAAAAAATGTAGTGAAGACCTTTGAGTCGAACTCGAATAAAAATGGCGGTTTTGCCCGCGAACAGCGAAAGACGGGTTACCCCCATCTTTGGACCACGGATCGCTGAAAATAAGGTGGAACCTGCGCATCCTGATTCTGAATGCGTTTGCGGCAGATCGGGCTGGATGGGTTTGAGGGCGGGATCGGGTGTGCGGAACGGAATTCGCAGTAGGTGCTGACCTTTGTTACGGTTTTTGTTACGGTTCAGGGGTCGTCTGCGCGTGTCCGGTTGTTTCAGGGGTTTTTGCAAATAGCCTAAACGCAACAGAATAAAGAAGTTATAGTTTTAAAAGCGTCCTTTTGTCATCAGTTGGTCGGGGGTTCGACTCCCTCCGCTGGCTCCATTCCCTGCAGGATGTCGGGGACAGGGAACAGTACGACTGCGCGAAACAGTTTCTTAAAGACTTCGGATTCAGGCCCATTGAAAATATGTCTTTGACCGAAAGAACCGCATCGTCATCCAGCACTCACCCGGTCACCGCTCCGCGGACGGTTCCGCGATGGGCCACGTCGTCGGCGAGCCTCATTACGATCGCGTGGGCGGTCCTCTTCGCGGCGATGGCGCTCGTGAATCCTGCGCTCTGCCGGCAGATCCTCCAGAAAGACAACCCCGGCATGACAGGGCTGGCGGAAAATCTTACGGTGCTGGTGCTCGTCCCCGGCATCCTGACGGCCGGGTACGTGCTGCTCCGGCGCCGCAGCCGGCTCCCCTCGCGCGGGTTGCGTCTCTGGCTGCTGGCATGGACCCTGGCATGCGTATATTTCGCGGGCGAGGAGGCCAGCTGGGGGCAGTGGTACTTCGGCTGGGGAACGCCCGATCCCCTCGCCGCGGTCAACGATCAGTCGGAAACAAATCTTCATAACATGAGTTCATGGATGGATCAGAAGCCGCGCGCGGCTGTGGAAGTGTTCATAGTCGTGGGCGGCCTGCTGCTCCCGGCCGCTCTCCGGAAGAAGAGAGACCTGCTCCGGCGTCTGCCGCGCCCGGATCTGGTCCCCTGGCTGGTCGCGCCGGGTTTATGCTGGGCGGCGGCGGGCTACCTCGTGCTGCTTCACGTGGCGGAAGTATTGCCGGGAGCCTTCTTCGAGCTGCACGACCAGTCGGAGTTGCGCGAACTGGTGATCGCCTGGTTCCTGTCGCTCTACCTCATCTCATACGCGTTCCGAACGGGAGAAACAGTAAGCCGCACATGAATACGGAACAACTTCAGCAGCTCGACCTTCAACATCTCTGGCACCCCTATACCCGGTTTTCCGCCCAGCGCGCCGGGCTGCCGGTCATCGAACGCGGAGAGGGCGTCTATCTGTTCGACCGCGAGGGACGCCGCTACCTGGATGCGGTATCGTCGTGGTGGGCGTGCGCGCTGGGCCACGGACATCCGCGTCTGCTCGAGGCGATGCGACGTCAGTCGGAGACGCTCCAGCACAGCATCCTCGGCAACCTGATCCACCCGCGCGCCGTCGAACTGGCCGATGAAATCGCCCGCTGGATGCCCACGCCGGAACGCCACGTGATGTTCGCCTCCGACGGCGCGAGCGCCTGTGAGGCGGCGCTGAAAATCGCGGTGCAATACCACTACAACCGCGGCACGCGGGGCCGGACCCGCTTC
It contains:
- a CDS encoding PEP-CTERM sorting domain-containing protein is translated as MKKMMGWVVVLFALVAVTAMGADKYNNVWTGDAGDNDWNNDGNWWNSVSNNALAFLRGDNVDATPSVTNVNLSTADTVLGMRFQETTSTSSSNVSYRFGGAELTLDGSGTDAGLTELISWTGGGAGTQTFENSVVLNTINNANHQHIASSDGGGNLVFAGGLAQAGSSSSLGIYLYAGDVEISGGYDGSSKLTKIHDRAGAGILKFTGTGAWSGGGTVQVGTDATVLLAGDNTDSTRFAPGILHLLGGTLRLGNDEQVANGINVAFRDGDSVFDLDGNTETVASIAPFQIANFDSATIMMGDGGVLNLGNQTSGSIQTNLTIMEWNNGSDHIYVTGSMSSNDLALITFDGYDSGAFINDSDELLPTAIPEPATLGLFGATLGLFYLRRRMRG
- the ltrA gene encoding group II intron reverse transcriptase/maturase, producing MTEEATEYYRIDDRLLPPKLAALRQKLSQKAKQEKRFRFYSLYGHIGRADTLLAAWKHVRANGGKEGPDGVTIEDIEQSQGGVEAFLADIERSLKDRTYRAGKVRRVYIQKVNGKLRPLGIPSVRDRVVQTATVLILEPIFEADFKDCSHGFRPERSAHDALKAIGQELRQGRCAVYDADLAGYFDSIPHDKLIACVQMRVTDRSVLKLIRMWLKAPVEETEKGKPPTVKRNDKGTPQGGVISPLLANIYLHWFDAVFYRKDGPARWAKAKLVRYADDFVVLARYIGPQLEAFIEAKIEGWLGLKINREKTRILDAREPGQTLDFLGYSFRYDRDLGGRPCRYWNLTPSRKALQRERDRLREMTGPEQCFKPLPTVIDELNMQMRGWANYFSLGYPRVAFRHVNGYVRQRLTRHAKRRSQRGYWPPEGMSYYAHFKNMGLIYL
- a CDS encoding helix-turn-helix transcriptional regulator, with the protein product MPDPLRDLEYINVGISTDREWTPGVKIPLHSGFHYILEGSYAVRAECFGARTLKRGDLLAVFADRLFMLEGRFRYLFLSIRGDGCVPFLRACGFTPEAPFCPGAPEEIYYPMHELLSGMHGGRRDHPFFFAARLMRIGEILRDRMMPADERRSTPPYAEQVRRVMEETEYRCEGVTEAAAHLAVSPDTLRRACRREMGVSAIEYLTRLRLERACKLLRKTSYKIAFIASACGYRSEKYFITAFRRRVGTTPARWRERHR
- a CDS encoding LamG-like jellyroll fold domain-containing protein — translated: MTPVTGQHDSTRSKNPTGFAGRVFLLWLLLAVSPAGAEVTPYVTDADTFALYHLDEPPGTASTTSGVVADSSGNGNDLFTTPASPFLDFFGPAGLDGAASLQTDRQFYRTSGVDFSAFNEQSFTLECWIHGHDESDGYQRGLMRLQADGEAILFGLQGGSLRFGAVVGGNYRAITSDTYDFDEDQWYHLAVTYEGDGGGDDSVVRFYVDPASEYGEPGLRAGTRLGGDHSYRDLNSFTGATTNEIHVGSWDGSQYYLRELDEVRISSAARDRFALATEPPGEPGIYDVTDYGAAPNDDTDDSAAFQAALDGALAYGGGIVHIPAGDYHVGTCASRRMDSCRLTLRGQGIGVTTIYATGTGGVFRVVSDRRGSQITVRDMTVLADRPGAGTAFDFWSAPGGNVHARALIMEAVDIRSADPSEDYFDIGINAFGVWRPLLQGVNVAGPYGPGVSTNLTDSSPLFAMQKGIVYDNCYGPAMQDCEVYSAHTGISCDNSDPAGAPEGGTYIGCSVESCRIGLHIYDKGHEPGLMIDGCRFRCRDTGILMEHRKLYQITSCQFVGMTGNSAYPYVDLDMDETYWGIISDCVFGTPTHGNRTMIRMRNGCYDTLIVDNRFVEPEGQALDIDGSCFRITTADNAFE